In one window of Drosophila innubila isolate TH190305 chromosome 2L unlocalized genomic scaffold, UK_Dinn_1.0 4_B_2L, whole genome shotgun sequence DNA:
- the LOC117782120 gene encoding putative uncharacterized protein DDB_G0291608: protein MVRRNVAEQQTNSSNSSNNSNTGSNNNNNSNNNNNNNAGSCSSKASSTASLNSLTNSASPACNIVMLQAAPLPAAAPQQHLPPAAAAAAAATSARTNSQQQQQQSPSDGGSSNCSLPSSPPLLQQTATPPQGAQIVPPVCALHHPQQQLALLAAMQHQHHMLPPPPGHQHGMPPPHTHTHSHTHTHTHPHAAHHQSHENGHGGGISPNGGSGGSSSASSVSSVSSSSNGGGGNGGGQGNGNAGNSTNGIGPPQPVATALPSGPLYIQYPGDFFPSEYYIAPHPHEGICPQHPHHPHAHQHHHQPMCAISAEYGKQQSKMFKINHTPRGLNCKCK, encoded by the exons ATGGTGCGACGTAATGTTGCtgagcaacaaacaaacagcagcaacagtagcaacaacagcaatactggcagcaacaacaacaacaatagcaacaacaacaacaacaacaatgcaggCAGCTGCTCCTCTAAAGCATCGTCCACCGCGAGTCTAAACAGTCTAACGAATTCAGCCTCGCCGGCTTGCAACATTGTCATGTTGCAGGCAGCTCCGTTGCCAGCAGCGGCGCCGCAGCAGCATTTGCcaccggcagcagcagcagccgcagcagcaacatcagcgaGAACTAactcgcaacaacaacagcaacaatcgcCATCGGACGGCGGCTCCTCGAATTGTTCGCTGCCATCGTCGCCGCCGTTGTTGCAACAGACGGCGACGCCGCCGCAGGGTGCACAAATAGTGCCGCCAGTTTGTGCGCTACATCATCCGCAGCAGCAGTTGGCGCTGTTAGCGGCCATGCAACACCAACATCACATGCTGCCCCCACCACCCGGCCATCAGCATGGCATGCcaccaccacacacacacacacactctcacacacacacacacacgcatccACATGCGGCACATCATCAGAGCCATGAGAATGGGCATGGCGGTGGCATCTCGCCCAATGGCGGCTCCGGTGGCTCCTCCTCGGCGAGCAGTGTGAGCAGCGTgtcgagcagcagcaacggtgGTGGTGGCAATGGCGGTGGTCAGGGAAATGGCAATGCTGGCAATAGCACCAATGGCATTGGACCGCCACAGCCAGTGGCGACAGCATTGCCATCTGGTCCACTCTATATACAATATCCCGGCGACTTCTTTCCATCAGAATACTATATTGCACCGCATCCGCACGAGGGTATCTGTCCACAGCATCCGCATCATCCGCACGcgcatcagcatcatcatcagcccATGTGCGCCATCTCGGCGGAATATG GTAAGCAACAGTCAAAGATGTTTAAAATTAACCATACGCCCCGTGGCCTCAATTGTAAGTGCAAGTGA